Proteins co-encoded in one Montipora capricornis isolate CH-2021 chromosome 12, ASM3666992v2, whole genome shotgun sequence genomic window:
- the LOC138025399 gene encoding uncharacterized protein, protein MALSKHIIAPLPVYTAGTEENPSFEFVLKEGVDTVWLVTNPRLYFPLDQNLPPSTRRRGVKNPTSKVCLWTTDVISLIECFTIKPISVDVCQLELKDSESTKHAAKEVQARLRDTSHKWQKTSVPQCKGGLSLMEVSTVVQAVIVYMKDHYPTTPEEFNFHAELKAACHWHWLDNTTEQPPTLKTVPYDDCRLKIAAKNTLKTWEEELKVKEMDNKDSDSSSENVGERLSDLRQGIYVLKKHFDGDIARMSHQTEPLIKRCFTEEERYSPAKARKADDTRTKRRSPRLQEKDSLLVFHRGRKKCLYEKYLIQVQRNALQSCYVHKQTPITNGTATLQ, encoded by the exons ATGGCGCTCAGCAAACATATAATTGCCCCGCTTCCTGTTTATACGGCTGGAACAGAAGAGAATCCATCATTCGAATTCGTTTTAAAAGAAGGAGTCGACACAG TTTGGTTAGTCACAAATCCAAGGTTGTATTTCCCCCTTGATCAAAATCTGCCACCATCCACCCGAAGGCGCGGAGTCAAGAATCCCACGTCGAAAGTTTGTCTATGGACAACAGATGTAATCAGTTTGATTGAATGCTTTACGATCAAGCCAATATCTGTTGACGTGTGCCAGCTTGAATTAAAA GATTCAGAAAGCACGAAACATGCTGCTAAGGAAGTGCAAGCACGTCTGAGAGACACATCCCATAAATGGCAAAAGACATCAGTTCCACAGTGCAAGGGAGGATTGTCGCTGATGGAAGTCAGCACAGTGGTTCAAGCCGTCATTGTGTACATGAAAGACCATTACCCGACCACTCCTGAGGAATTCAATTTTCACGCTGAGCTGAAAGCTGCATGTCACTGGCATTGGTTGGATAACACAACTGAGCAGCCTCCCACTCTGAAAACTGTTCCTTACGATGACTGCAGGCTGAAAATTGCTGCAAAAAACACACTTAAGACATGGGAGGAGGAGCTTAAagtcaaagaaatggacaacAAAGACAGTGATTCTTCCAGTGAAAATGTCGGGGAACGATTGTCAG ATCTTAGACAAGGTATTTATGTGTTGAAGAAGCATTTTGACGGCGACATTG CTCGCATGTCTCATCAGACTGAGCCACTGATAAAGCGG TGTTTCACTGAGGAAGAAAGATATTCCCCTGCGAAAGCTCGAAAAGCGGATGACACACGAACAAAGAGACGGTCCCCACGCCTTCAAGAGAAGGATTCGttgcttg TGTTTCACCGAGGAAGAAAGAAATGCCTCTACGAAAAGTACTTGATACAAGTCCAGAGAAACGCTCTACAATCATGTTACGTCCATAAGCAGACACCAATCACAAATGGCACGGCAACACTGCAGTAA
- the LOC138026376 gene encoding cyclic AMP-dependent transcription factor ATF-3-like, translating into MDFPVNSQVGNGLYIESGSVIRSVGNPGSDGTLTMDPNFEIADLPVKLELRYVIESKRAAHGLPDCPKIDPCSKDAKNQQLTPDEEQRRKLRRERNKVAASKCRMKRKEHVNTLRKASEELEAANSQLESEIAYLTAEREQLEMMLDAHVCHMEKTAGRGPA; encoded by the exons ATGGATTTCCCGGTAAATTCGCAG GTTGGTAATGGTCTGTATATCGAATCTGGGTCTGTGATCCGCTCGGTGGGTAACCCAGGCTCCGACGGTACCTTGACAATGGACCCTAACTTCGAGATAGCGGATCTCCCAGTGAAGCTTGAACTTCGTTACGTCATCGAATCAAAGCGAGCTGCCCATGGGCTGCCGGACTGTCCAAAGATTGACCCCTGCTCCAAAGATGCCAAGAACCAACAA CTTACCCCGGACGAAGAACAACGACGAAAACTTCGACGAGAGCGAAACAAAGTGGCAGCTTCGAAATGTCGAATGAAGAGAAAGGAACATGTCAACACTTTGAGAAAG GCATCGGAGGAACTTGAGGCCGCCAACAGTCAGTTGGAATCCGAAATCGCGTATCTCACAGCGGAGCGAGAACAACTGGAAATGATGCTTGATGCGCATGTCTGTCATATGGAAAAAACCGCTGGCCGAGGTCCTGCTTGA